GAAGGTCTAGTGGACAACTATATTCAACCTGGTGGGCAGGTTGGTGTAATTCTAGAAGTTAACTGCCAAACTGATTTTGTTGCCCGTAATGATGCTTTCAAAGCCCTAGTTCAAAACCTGGCAAAACAAGCAGCGACCCTTGAAAGTGTTGAGTCTTTGTTGGCTCAACCTTATATAGAAGATGAAAGCATTAAGGTCGAAGATGTTCTCAAGCAAAGTATTGCCCAGTTAGGTGAAAACATTCAGGTTCGCCGATTTACCAAATTTGCTCTTGCAGAAGACACACAAGGAGTTGTAGACAGTTACATTCACACTGGCGGTCGAGTCGGTGTGTTGGTTGAACTGACAACCCAAACTGAAGCAGGGGCTGGAAATGAGCAACTCCAAACTCTCGCACGCAATGTTGCCATGCAAATAGCAGCTTGCCCCAACGTTGAGTATGTCAACGTAGATGAAATTCCTGCTGATGTTGTTCAAAAGGAAAAAGACATCGAAATGGGGCGGGATGACTTGGGTAACAAGCCACAAAACATCAAGGAAAAGATTGTTCAGGGACGAATTGAAAAACGCCTCAAAGAAATGACTTTGGTGGAT
This genomic interval from Scytonema hofmannii PCC 7110 contains the following:
- the tsf gene encoding translation elongation factor Ts produces the protein MAEISAKIVQELRQKTGAGMMDCKKALQQTDGDIEKAIEWLRQKGIAKAEKGAGRIAAEGLVDNYIQPGGQVGVILEVNCQTDFVARNDAFKALVQNLAKQAATLESVESLLAQPYIEDESIKVEDVLKQSIAQLGENIQVRRFTKFALAEDTQGVVDSYIHTGGRVGVLVELTTQTEAGAGNEQLQTLARNVAMQIAACPNVEYVNVDEIPADVVQKEKDIEMGRDDLGNKPQNIKEKIVQGRIEKRLKEMTLVDQPYIRDQSITVEELIKQSAGQVGGSVQVRRFTRYILGEGIEKQESNFAEEVAAQMGTK